In Rhinolophus sinicus isolate RSC01 chromosome X, ASM3656204v1, whole genome shotgun sequence, a single genomic region encodes these proteins:
- the LOC109460281 gene encoding melanoma-associated antigen B16, producing MAFRQKNPQCSHSEMLGLDIAQVSQALEETHLSSHLTMPGNSEGAPDAGIPSAPEGVQSFPSSSTAVRANSSSKSYAGSSNQEEKDGASQAEPDPRNVPIDAFDKNVGLLVNFLLLKYQMKEPVTMADMLSVTKEYKDHFIELFLRASERLEMVFGLDVKEVDPINHYYGIFIKIGLTYDGMLHGEKGIPKTGILILILGVIFMNGNRATEDEIWEVLNLTGIYSGKKHFIFGEARELITKVFVEENYLKYQQVANSDPVQFEFLWGPRAHAETTKMQVLEFLAKVNGTDPSSFPSQYEEALQDEEERAHARISAMAVSTSMATASFSAKPSSFSHT from the coding sequence ATGGCTTTTCGTCAAAAGAATCCACAATGCTCACACAGTGAGATGCTGGGCCTGGACATTGCACAGGTCTCCCAGGCTCTGGAGGAGACCCATCTCTCCTCCCATCTTACAATGCCTGGCAATTCAGAGGGGGCTCCTGATGCTGGCATACCTAGTGCTCCTGAGGGTGTTCAGAGTTTCCCCTCATCTTCCACTGCTGTCAGAGCCAACTCATCAAGCAAATCGTATGCAGGCTCCAGTAACCAAGAGGAGAAAGATGGGGCCTCACAGGCTGAGCCAGACCCCAGGAATGTGCCCATAGATGCTTTTGATAAGAATGTGGGTTTGTTGGTGAATTTCCTGCTGCTCAAGTATCAAATGAAAGAGCCAGTAACCATGGCAGATATGTTGAGTGTCACCAAGGAGTATAAAGACCACTTTATTGAGCTCTTCCTGAGAGCCTCTGAGCGTCTGGAGATGGTCTTTGGCCTTGATGTGAAAGAAGTGGATCCCATCAACCACTACTATGGCATCTTCATCAAAATTGGCCTCACCTATGATGGGATGCTGCATGGTGAAAAGGGCATACCCAAGACCGGCATCCTGATACTTATCCTGGGTGTGATCTTCATGAATGGCAACCGTGCCACCGAAGATGAAATCTGGGAAGTTCTGAATTTGACGGGGATATATTCTGGGAAGAAGCACTTCATCTTTGGAGAGGCCAGGGAGCTCATCACAAAAGTTTTCGTGGAGGAAAACTACCTGAAGTACCAGCAAGTGGCCAACAGTGATCCTGTGCAATTTGAATTCCTGTGGGGCCCAAGGGCCCATGCTGAAACCACCAAGATGCAAGTCCTCGAGTTCCTGGCCAAGGTTAATGGGACTGACCCAAGTTCTTTCCCATCGCAGTATGAGGAAGCTTTGCAAGATGAAGAAGAGAGAGCCCATGCCAGAATTTCAGCCATGGCTGTCTCTACCTCCATGGCCACTGCCAGTTTTAGCGCCAAGCCTAGCAGCTTCTCCCACACTTAG